The following are encoded in a window of Brevibacillus ruminantium genomic DNA:
- the fmdA gene encoding formamidase has protein sequence MPEVLFKVDLTKPMEEQELPGHNRWHPDIPAVAAVNPGSVFRVECKDWTDGQVQNNDDPSDIRDVNLKRVHVLSGPFWVNGAEPGDLLVVDILDIGPLQGAEWGFNGIFARENGGGFLTEHYPEAAKSIWDIHGIFTTSRHIPGVRFAGITHPGLIGVAPSHDLLSTWNRRERELYATDPNRVPELAAMPDPNSTVLGSLTGAEYERVAAEGARTVPPRENGGNCDIKNLSKGSRIYFPVFVKGAKLSMGDIHFSQGDGEISFCGGIEMAGFIDLHVDIIKGGMAKYGIIDNPVFKPGPVEPRYSEFLVFEGISVDEFTGKQHYLDAHLAYRRACLNAIEYLKTLGYTGEQAYMLLSTAPVEGRIGGIVDIPNACCTLAIPTAIFDRDITPR, from the coding sequence ATGCCTGAAGTGCTGTTCAAAGTGGATCTGACCAAACCGATGGAGGAGCAGGAGCTGCCTGGTCACAACCGGTGGCACCCGGATATTCCGGCTGTGGCTGCGGTCAATCCAGGGTCGGTTTTTCGCGTGGAATGCAAAGACTGGACAGATGGACAGGTGCAAAACAATGACGACCCGAGCGATATCCGCGATGTGAATCTCAAGCGTGTCCATGTCCTGAGCGGACCGTTTTGGGTAAACGGCGCGGAACCGGGCGATTTGCTTGTGGTTGACATTCTCGATATCGGGCCGCTGCAAGGAGCGGAGTGGGGCTTCAACGGCATTTTTGCCCGTGAAAACGGAGGCGGTTTCCTCACCGAACACTACCCCGAAGCAGCCAAGTCGATTTGGGATATCCACGGGATCTTTACCACCTCCCGCCACATCCCCGGGGTCAGATTTGCCGGAATTACCCACCCGGGGCTGATCGGTGTCGCGCCGTCCCATGATTTGCTGTCCACCTGGAACAGACGGGAACGGGAGTTGTATGCCACTGACCCCAACCGGGTGCCTGAGCTGGCCGCCATGCCCGATCCAAACAGCACGGTTCTCGGATCTTTGACAGGCGCCGAATATGAACGGGTGGCGGCAGAAGGTGCGCGAACTGTTCCTCCTCGGGAAAACGGCGGAAACTGCGACATCAAAAACCTCTCCAAAGGCTCCCGCATCTATTTCCCCGTCTTCGTCAAAGGGGCGAAGCTGTCGATGGGAGACATTCACTTTTCACAGGGAGACGGCGAGATTTCCTTCTGCGGCGGCATCGAAATGGCCGGCTTTATCGATCTTCATGTCGATATCATCAAAGGCGGCATGGCCAAATACGGTATCATCGACAATCCTGTCTTCAAACCCGGTCCAGTGGAGCCGCGCTATTCGGAATTCCTTGTCTTTGAAGGCATTTCCGTCGACGAATTTACAGGCAAACAGCACTACCTCGATGCTCATCTCGCGTATCGCCGCGCCTGCCTGAATGCGATCGAATATCTGAAAACGTTAGGCTACACAGGCGAGCAGGCCTACATGCTGCTCTCTACGGCCCCTGTCGAGGGACGGATCGGCGGCATTGTCGACATCCCCAATGCCTGCTGTACGCTTGCAATTCCGACGGCCATCTTTGATCGTGACAT
- a CDS encoding iron-containing alcohol dehydrogenase codes for MISYSYYCSTRIEMGVGKALQLPEYLRSMQAGSSILLVSDPGVIRAGLVEPIQNALVEAGYTVTLFSSLSQNPRDTECLAGAAQFREAGAEMVVAIGGGSAMDTGKTIALCGPNGGMPADYADGQLPYQNIAPIICVPTTAGTGSEVTRSAVITESSTHRKMTLKHASLRPVLAVLDPALTYSVPPAVTAATGVDALVHAIEGYTCKVTNPISQALGAKAMQTIVSALPAAYADGQNEAARYSMLGGSMLAGLCFGSADVAAVHCLAEALGGLYDTPHGVANSVFLPHVLRFNAAENKPMHATLSRTMGFARDSDTDELAVAKLIEGIADFTKGLGIPALSDLPGVREEDFPRIVELAVANGSTPSNVRAITATDYLRILEEAYRSR; via the coding sequence GTGATTTCATACAGCTATTATTGTTCTACACGTATCGAAATGGGAGTAGGCAAGGCTCTTCAGTTGCCCGAATACCTGCGTTCCATGCAAGCAGGCTCGTCCATCTTGCTGGTCAGTGACCCGGGCGTGATTCGGGCAGGACTGGTCGAACCGATCCAGAATGCTCTGGTGGAAGCAGGATATACCGTAACGCTCTTCTCGTCCCTCAGTCAAAATCCACGCGATACGGAATGCCTGGCAGGAGCAGCCCAATTCCGCGAGGCTGGCGCCGAGATGGTGGTAGCCATCGGAGGAGGAAGTGCCATGGACACGGGAAAAACAATCGCGCTGTGCGGGCCCAATGGCGGCATGCCAGCCGATTACGCAGACGGACAATTGCCCTATCAGAACATAGCCCCGATCATCTGTGTGCCTACGACAGCCGGTACGGGATCGGAAGTCACCCGCTCTGCTGTCATTACGGAGTCGTCTACACATAGAAAAATGACGCTGAAGCACGCCAGTCTTCGCCCCGTGCTGGCAGTGCTTGACCCCGCCCTGACCTACAGTGTGCCGCCTGCTGTCACGGCTGCTACCGGTGTTGACGCTTTGGTGCATGCCATCGAGGGGTATACCTGCAAGGTGACGAATCCGATTTCGCAAGCACTTGGGGCAAAAGCGATGCAAACCATAGTCTCTGCGCTGCCCGCTGCCTACGCGGATGGACAAAACGAAGCGGCACGCTACTCCATGCTGGGGGGCAGCATGCTGGCCGGTCTTTGCTTCGGCTCTGCGGATGTGGCGGCTGTGCATTGTCTCGCAGAGGCACTCGGCGGTCTTTACGACACTCCGCACGGCGTAGCCAATTCGGTCTTTTTACCTCATGTGCTTCGGTTCAATGCTGCTGAAAATAAGCCTATGCACGCCACTCTTTCGCGGACGATGGGGTTTGCCAGGGACTCGGATACCGACGAGCTGGCGGTGGCAAAGCTGATCGAGGGAATCGCAGACTTTACGAAAGGTCTGGGCATCCCTGCACTGAGCGATTTGCCGGGTGTACGCGAAGAGGATTTTCCGCGGATCGTGGAGCTGGCGGTGGCAAACGGCTCTACACCAAGTAATGTCAGGGCGATCACGGCTACTGATTACCTGCGTATTCTGGAGGAGGCGTATCGGTCCCGCTAA
- a CDS encoding RidA family protein, translating to MNIIRKNPDTVAPPIGSYSHLSILPRDAELLVLSGQVGADLNGEIPDSVEDQFRNALQNITRILSSEGVTADGIFKINIWFTESLDRDQFVSIWNEFHGGNPPATTLAYVSALAQPSLKVEVEAWAARK from the coding sequence TTGAACATCATTCGCAAAAATCCGGACACTGTAGCACCTCCGATTGGATCGTATTCACATCTCTCCATCTTGCCAAGAGACGCAGAACTGCTCGTTTTGTCCGGGCAGGTGGGAGCCGACTTGAATGGTGAGATTCCCGATTCGGTGGAAGACCAATTTCGCAATGCCTTGCAGAATATCACCCGCATCTTAAGCAGTGAAGGCGTAACAGCAGATGGGATTTTCAAAATAAATATCTGGTTTACCGAATCTCTTGATCGGGATCAATTCGTCTCCATTTGGAATGAATTTCATGGTGGCAATCCGCCCGCTACGACTTTGGCGTACGTATCCGCATTGGCTCAGCCATCCCTGAAGGTTGAAGTGGAGGCGTGGGCAGCCCGGAAGTAA
- a CDS encoding GNAT family N-acetyltransferase, protein MNIRKLLAHEDSPMELLLLADPSRSLVEEYVNRGECYVAEIDYQPIGVYVLLPTRPATVELVNIAVAETMHGQGIGKKLVLHAIQTAKEKGYETIEIGTGNSSIGQLALYQKCGFRIVGVDVDFFLRHYPEEIYENGIQCRDMIRLSQDI, encoded by the coding sequence ATGAATATCAGAAAACTGCTTGCCCATGAAGATTCCCCCATGGAGTTGTTGTTACTCGCAGACCCTTCTCGTAGTCTTGTTGAAGAGTACGTGAACAGAGGAGAATGTTATGTCGCGGAAATCGATTATCAACCAATCGGGGTTTACGTACTTCTGCCGACGAGGCCTGCCACGGTAGAGTTGGTGAACATCGCTGTTGCTGAAACGATGCACGGCCAAGGGATCGGGAAAAAGCTGGTGCTGCATGCGATCCAAACGGCCAAGGAGAAAGGCTATGAAACAATAGAAATCGGCACAGGAAACTCAAGCATCGGGCAATTGGCTCTCTATCAAAAGTGCGGCTTTCGCATTGTAGGTGTAGATGTCGATTTTTTTCTTCGGCATTACCCGGAAGAGATTTACGAGAACGGGATACAGTGCCGGGATATGATTCGATTGTCTCAAGATATTTAA
- a CDS encoding DUF4855 domain-containing protein, translated as MTLDSMKFDLRKSNAHQESVIEQMISDLEDFVYEWRRSSLWSKDLYISLPAIDNNQYTMENIEKISSFYPFYKTFMSRARDTVIDICGETFWDGGIDGFYFRTETIFPIQEQISESRPTSNPMVKLLNDISYQVRNNYDKEFMWCPYYGYGKYAKNVTHNLGVIANQTNIFDYICIQPQYYFQGSTYKKNVNRVYDSA; from the coding sequence ATGACCCTAGATTCAATGAAATTTGACTTACGAAAAAGTAATGCCCATCAAGAAAGTGTTATTGAACAGATGATTTCGGATTTAGAAGATTTCGTTTATGAGTGGAGACGTTCATCGCTTTGGTCTAAAGATCTCTACATTTCGTTACCTGCAATTGACAACAATCAATATACCATGGAGAACATTGAGAAGATTAGTTCATTTTATCCATTCTATAAAACTTTTATGAGTCGAGCAAGAGATACTGTCATTGATATCTGTGGGGAGACTTTTTGGGATGGGGGCATCGATGGTTTTTATTTCCGGACTGAAACTATCTTCCCGATTCAAGAACAAATTAGCGAATCACGTCCAACATCTAACCCCATGGTCAAACTGTTAAATGATATTTCCTATCAAGTCCGTAATAACTATGATAAAGAATTCATGTGGTGCCCATATTATGGGTATGGTAAATACGCGAAAAATGTAACACATAATCTCGGAGTCATTGCAAACCAAACAAATATTTTTGACTACATTTGCATCCAACCACAGTATTACTTCCAGGGTAGTACCTACAAGAAAAATGTTAATCGGGTTTATGATAGTGCATAA
- a CDS encoding ATP-binding protein, whose amino-acid sequence MEACRHGYTVQFWTAAKLCNELMEAQSERCLLQLEKQWLKVDLAILDEVGFVPLSKTGEELLFQFCVARYEIGSMILTSILDFANWTQVFKDEQMTAALVDRLTNRAHIFAMNGESY is encoded by the coding sequence ATGGAGGCTTGCCGTCACGGTTACACTGTACAATTCTGGACAGCCGCTAAATTATGTAATGAGCTGATGGAGGCGCAATCGGAGAGGTGTTTGCTTCAATTGGAGAAACAGTGGTTAAAAGTCGATCTAGCTATTCTTGATGAGGTAGGGTTTGTTCCTTTAAGCAAAACAGGAGAGGAACTACTCTTTCAATTCTGCGTTGCTCGTTACGAAATAGGCAGCATGATTCTTACGAGTATTTTGGACTTCGCAAACTGGACTCAAGTGTTCAAGGATGAACAAATGACGGCCGCTTTAGTGGATCGACTTACTAACCGCGCTCACATCTTCGCAATGAATGGCGAAAGTTACTGA
- a CDS encoding RcpC/CpaB family pilus assembly protein encodes MSIHPLRLIAIFLLAACVAAGAYHFLQPQTFVYVKLRGHVEKASGEKLAATDLERGEIQVGGLARGQSAEALGLIPWEHAPRYLDRPLSRRIEGGRPLLPGDVEPESGKTYGRELAESMTGISIPVNNVTGVHPHVAVGERVHVYASFEDDSGAHTGLLLRNMPVIGVQREMDGAIPRLQAVTLSLQLREAVLLTHALHYGKIRLGQASLQEGEDTAGIGDQGFAASLIKTKKRWGETEEGR; translated from the coding sequence GTGTCGATTCATCCGCTTCGACTGATTGCGATATTTCTGCTGGCTGCTTGCGTAGCGGCCGGGGCGTACCACTTCTTACAACCGCAAACCTTTGTCTACGTCAAGCTGAGAGGACATGTGGAAAAAGCAAGCGGAGAAAAGCTGGCGGCAACGGATCTGGAGCGAGGCGAGATTCAGGTAGGAGGGCTGGCTCGCGGCCAATCGGCAGAAGCCCTTGGCCTGATTCCATGGGAACATGCGCCGCGTTACTTGGACAGACCGTTGTCTCGGCGAATAGAGGGAGGCAGACCGCTTTTGCCAGGAGACGTGGAGCCCGAGAGTGGCAAAACGTATGGCCGGGAGCTGGCAGAATCCATGACGGGCATCAGCATTCCAGTCAACAATGTAACGGGAGTCCACCCCCATGTCGCTGTGGGTGAACGCGTGCATGTATACGCCTCGTTTGAGGACGACAGCGGCGCACACACTGGGCTGCTCCTTCGCAATATGCCAGTCATTGGCGTGCAGAGGGAGATGGACGGAGCGATTCCCAGACTTCAGGCAGTCACACTGTCATTGCAGCTCCGAGAGGCGGTGCTGCTTACTCATGCCCTCCATTACGGGAAAATCCGTTTGGGACAAGCCTCTCTGCAGGAGGGGGAAGATACAGCGGGAATTGGCGATCAAGGCTTTGCAGCATCCCTGATCAAAACGAAAAAACGGTGGGGAGAGACGGAGGAGGGGCGTTAG
- a CDS encoding AAA family ATPase, giving the protein MKKRLLIIDDDPAVGTLLQTQLGGSQWLEVCGQTASVEDTWRALDEEKMDMVLLGGVREVERGVLCQQLRLSFPHLHFIAACTSTELMWEPFWRNLGMWVIGKPIQPGQLEVLAMQLSSLSTPPSLPPINKSGMGASGISGQVSSVSEPYTQSHGFVAPVAPAAPGQAPVLPGQSLAGGTVSSGGTGMPLTFPAVAEARPEPPYKADSNGVQRASKRLMTVYGPKGGVGKTFLSRELAIYFAQRKNGDTPLKVLAVDFNLDLGTFATALNLSRTPNLYTWVQDIDRRLRDWIRSHGREPDELNQQEWQEYIEAVQLSPQEVDNHIVVHEASGLHVLTSPRDIRNSFEIKDYHLYLILDALKHSGYDVILIDTAPDTTDATIQALFFAEQVIMVGNPVVDSIENIQRILKLLREAEYPEERIQLCMNRLQRKEMFTLDEIRAYFQLHPSKKIFAIPDDQEVKKSINTGNPVMLHPGKLAAKDAIIELGKALLPEQEGNGDSLKRKEKGRSSLWKWLKR; this is encoded by the coding sequence GTGAAAAAAAGATTGTTGATTATCGATGATGATCCCGCTGTAGGTACATTATTGCAAACACAGCTGGGAGGAAGTCAGTGGCTAGAGGTCTGCGGGCAGACAGCGAGCGTGGAGGACACATGGCGTGCACTAGACGAGGAGAAAATGGATATGGTCCTGCTCGGTGGAGTGCGGGAAGTGGAAAGGGGGGTGTTATGTCAACAGTTGCGTCTTTCCTTTCCACACCTTCATTTTATCGCTGCATGCACGTCGACTGAGCTGATGTGGGAGCCATTTTGGCGAAACCTGGGGATGTGGGTGATTGGCAAGCCGATCCAACCTGGTCAACTGGAGGTGCTGGCGATGCAACTTTCATCCTTGTCCACACCTCCTTCTCTACCACCAATCAACAAATCAGGCATGGGCGCATCCGGGATTTCCGGCCAGGTCTCATCCGTCTCGGAACCTTACACACAAAGCCATGGTTTCGTCGCACCAGTCGCTCCAGCCGCACCTGGCCAAGCGCCAGTCCTGCCAGGTCAAAGTTTGGCGGGAGGAACTGTTTCATCAGGGGGGACGGGTATGCCACTAACGTTTCCGGCTGTTGCCGAAGCGAGACCGGAGCCGCCTTACAAGGCAGATTCAAACGGTGTGCAGCGAGCATCTAAACGATTGATGACGGTATACGGACCAAAAGGCGGCGTGGGGAAAACCTTTCTTTCCCGCGAACTGGCTATTTATTTTGCGCAAAGAAAAAACGGTGACACTCCGTTAAAAGTGCTGGCTGTCGATTTCAATCTGGACCTGGGGACCTTTGCCACCGCGTTAAACCTGTCTCGCACCCCCAATCTCTACACTTGGGTGCAGGATATTGATAGACGGCTTCGTGACTGGATTCGTTCTCACGGCAGAGAGCCAGACGAATTGAACCAGCAGGAGTGGCAGGAGTATATCGAGGCGGTACAGTTATCGCCGCAGGAGGTGGACAATCATATTGTCGTTCATGAAGCGAGCGGATTGCATGTCCTCACCTCCCCGCGCGATATTCGGAACAGCTTTGAAATCAAAGACTATCATTTGTATCTGATTCTGGATGCTTTGAAGCACAGCGGCTATGATGTCATCTTGATCGATACTGCGCCCGATACGACCGATGCCACGATTCAAGCATTGTTTTTCGCCGAACAAGTGATTATGGTCGGCAATCCAGTAGTGGACTCTATTGAAAATATCCAACGTATTTTAAAGCTGCTGCGGGAGGCAGAGTACCCTGAGGAGCGAATCCAACTTTGCATGAACCGTCTGCAGCGCAAAGAGATGTTTACTTTGGATGAAATCCGCGCCTATTTTCAGTTGCATCCCAGTAAAAAAATCTTTGCGATCCCTGATGATCAGGAGGTAAAAAAGTCGATCAACACAGGCAATCCGGTCATGCTCCATCCCGGCAAGCTGGCTGCCAAGGACGCCATCATTGAACTGGGAAAAGCGCTTCTGCCTGAGCAGGAGGGGAACGGTGACTCGCTCAAACGCAAGGAAAAAGGACGATCCTCCCTGTGGAAATGGCTGAAGCGATAA
- a CDS encoding CpaF family protein, whose amino-acid sequence MSFQKKTLLGIQTPQRERVDLRSEAKKSTRESHTLQEIMQIRQQTPVDRRLSPEAEAAIRTQIVEKHGKRLWEEKAQPAYLQELAKDIRLLLEAGTPLSSAQMELEVERLIRSLTGWGPLDPLLDNPDITEIMFHRYDHLVVERKSTGRLEVPDTPVFRDEDEMLRLLEQIAATMGREFNETKAELNTQLPDGSRVAATHRSISPDGHMLTIRKHRDLLTEQDYLSYGSICEPMLTFLKWAIGYSRASGIVSGGTGSGKTHLLNLISQYVPHHLSIITIEDVLEMKLQHPFVRRFLAKPANYEGKGGFSIKDCVRLSLRKRPDVIIVGETRGGEIVDMLWAMNTDHPGSWSTAHANSPRALIDSTLPILFAKAEESYSTTERNLMIGSALDLIVQVKRFEEDGSRKVVAITEVVGTGQSHEERIRQSCNVRQINPDRVYLQDIYVYEPTGIKNGRVVGQYKWTGYRPEQLVRRWTEKGLRQEEWERVFFTTPIPM is encoded by the coding sequence ATGAGCTTTCAGAAAAAAACTTTACTGGGGATACAAACACCGCAGCGGGAACGAGTCGATTTACGTTCTGAGGCAAAAAAATCGACAAGGGAATCGCACACCTTGCAGGAGATCATGCAGATCAGGCAGCAGACTCCGGTAGACAGACGGCTGAGCCCGGAGGCAGAGGCGGCGATTCGCACGCAAATCGTGGAAAAGCACGGAAAACGATTGTGGGAGGAGAAAGCGCAGCCCGCTTATTTGCAAGAGCTTGCCAAGGATATCCGTCTGCTGCTGGAAGCGGGAACCCCGCTCTCATCGGCGCAAATGGAACTGGAAGTCGAGCGGTTGATTCGCTCCCTGACCGGATGGGGGCCGCTTGATCCACTGCTGGATAATCCGGATATTACAGAAATTATGTTTCATCGCTATGATCATCTGGTCGTTGAACGAAAAAGCACGGGACGGCTGGAGGTACCAGATACTCCTGTCTTTCGGGACGAAGATGAAATGCTTCGCCTGCTCGAGCAAATTGCAGCCACGATGGGACGAGAGTTCAACGAGACCAAAGCGGAGCTGAACACGCAGTTGCCCGACGGCTCTCGGGTAGCAGCAACACATCGCTCGATTTCCCCCGATGGCCACATGTTGACCATTCGAAAGCACCGCGATCTGTTGACGGAGCAGGATTACCTTTCCTATGGGTCCATTTGCGAACCGATGCTGACCTTTCTCAAATGGGCCATCGGCTATTCACGTGCCTCTGGCATTGTAAGCGGGGGGACCGGTTCGGGAAAAACGCATTTGCTCAACCTGATTTCCCAGTACGTGCCTCATCATCTGAGTATCATCACGATTGAAGATGTCCTAGAAATGAAACTGCAGCACCCGTTTGTCCGCCGATTTTTGGCCAAACCGGCGAACTACGAAGGGAAAGGGGGCTTTTCCATCAAGGATTGTGTCCGGCTCTCCCTCCGAAAGCGGCCCGATGTGATCATCGTTGGGGAGACACGGGGTGGGGAAATCGTCGATATGCTGTGGGCCATGAATACGGACCATCCAGGAAGCTGGAGTACAGCTCACGCCAACTCTCCGCGCGCTCTGATCGATTCCACTTTGCCCATACTGTTCGCCAAAGCCGAGGAATCCTACAGCACCACGGAGCGAAATCTGATGATCGGGTCGGCCTTGGACTTGATTGTCCAGGTAAAGCGCTTTGAAGAAGACGGCAGCCGCAAGGTAGTGGCCATTACCGAGGTTGTTGGAACGGGTCAGTCCCATGAGGAGCGAATCCGGCAATCGTGCAACGTCAGACAGATCAACCCGGACCGCGTTTACTTGCAGGATATTTACGTGTACGAGCCAACCGGGATCAAAAATGGACGGGTAGTCGGACAGTATAAATGGACGGGATATCGACCGGAACAGTTGGTGCGCCGCTGGACGGAAAAGGGGCTTAGGCAGGAAGAGTGGGAACGTGTCTTTTTTACGACACCGATACCGATGTAG
- a CDS encoding type II secretion system F family protein, whose amino-acid sequence MTIGSLYIAAGLGIGTVMLTLPQAFFQRRQPEGKHDIVHQLQRDRKTMWDKLDLRLQQSGSGIGIHRYVGLAFLCGLVSFAVSQQILKSWILALPAFFAGVLFVERLVSVLGARKKDRFEADNVKAIRLMASSLRTSPSYLHAFEQVAASPYLDKSVTAEYSRVVELLRAQVPLERIMESFYQRTGSTDIRYLATIVSIQREMGGDMAKTLDLAASTILRKKQSLRRQRAAMAQITAQVNLLSIMPFIFIIALYANNPLHFEPLTATLSGRLTVLAALGSILIGGEVIRHLARKGIHKGG is encoded by the coding sequence ATGACCATTGGGAGCTTGTACATTGCGGCAGGACTGGGGATTGGAACGGTAATGCTCACGCTTCCCCAGGCATTTTTCCAGCGACGGCAACCGGAGGGAAAACACGATATCGTCCACCAGTTGCAGCGGGATCGCAAAACGATGTGGGACAAGCTCGATCTCAGACTTCAGCAGTCTGGTTCAGGGATCGGGATTCATCGGTACGTGGGTCTTGCGTTTCTGTGCGGGCTGGTCTCTTTTGCTGTCAGTCAGCAGATTTTAAAGTCGTGGATATTGGCTCTGCCCGCATTCTTTGCCGGTGTGCTTTTCGTCGAGAGACTGGTAAGCGTTCTGGGAGCGAGGAAAAAGGACCGGTTCGAAGCAGACAACGTGAAGGCGATTCGCTTGATGGCCAGCTCTTTGCGGACCTCGCCATCCTATTTGCATGCATTTGAACAGGTGGCAGCCAGTCCTTATCTGGATAAAAGCGTCACCGCCGAATACAGCAGGGTCGTAGAGCTTTTGCGGGCACAAGTGCCGCTGGAGCGGATCATGGAGTCGTTCTATCAGCGAACGGGGTCTACCGATATTCGGTACCTGGCGACCATCGTCTCCATTCAGCGGGAGATGGGCGGGGACATGGCAAAAACGCTGGACCTGGCAGCCTCAACCATACTCAGAAAAAAACAATCCTTGAGACGACAGCGGGCGGCCATGGCTCAAATCACAGCGCAGGTAAATCTGCTCAGCATCATGCCTTTTATCTTTATCATCGCCCTGTATGCAAACAATCCCCTGCACTTTGAACCGTTGACAGCTACTTTATCGGGGAGGCTGACCGTCTTGGCAGCACTCGGGTCGATATTGATTGGCGGAGAGGTAATTCGCCATCTGGCCCGCAAAGGGATTCATAAAGGGGGCTGA
- a CDS encoding type II secretion system F family protein yields the protein MLVLGTLASVVGLAVFLWGLPVCRGKFRTDPVHSLLGRIDREQHTYLEHSFGQAPSKWRIVRYLEQQNGLLERICKLTGINMDQTADMLYRLRSGYTLAEVAAAKAIGGVVLLAIIIQVGFRLSAGQPWNAKTALPVLAAVLLFLLPTLLLEWADKRAKAEIREQVPIFFSIVQSLVEAGMPIQSAVTQTASRFAGRLGQELARLETEERRSGNWRKALEDTAFRWEVDSLSAIAMEINEAMSKGVSIAQMIAAQVEEQVRQQEDEASDHMNRLNVRLLPFVIVLMGVPLLFLVMGPIFIGIDERL from the coding sequence ATGCTCGTACTGGGGACACTGGCTAGCGTTGTAGGACTGGCCGTATTTCTATGGGGATTGCCTGTTTGTCGGGGAAAATTTCGTACAGATCCTGTCCATTCCCTGCTCGGACGAATTGACCGGGAGCAGCATACTTATCTCGAACATTCCTTTGGACAAGCTCCATCAAAGTGGCGGATTGTTCGCTATCTGGAACAACAGAATGGACTGCTTGAACGTATTTGCAAGCTGACCGGAATCAACATGGACCAAACAGCAGACATGCTTTATCGCCTTCGCTCTGGCTATACCTTGGCGGAAGTGGCTGCGGCCAAGGCGATCGGCGGAGTCGTCCTGCTGGCGATCATCATTCAGGTGGGTTTTCGCCTGTCGGCGGGACAACCGTGGAATGCCAAGACAGCGCTGCCCGTACTGGCTGCTGTCCTGCTGTTTCTGCTTCCTACCTTGCTGCTGGAGTGGGCAGATAAACGAGCCAAGGCAGAAATCCGTGAACAAGTGCCCATTTTTTTTAGTATTGTGCAATCGCTCGTAGAGGCAGGGATGCCTATTCAGTCCGCGGTCACACAGACAGCAAGCCGTTTCGCGGGACGGTTGGGACAGGAGCTTGCACGATTGGAGACAGAGGAGAGGCGCAGCGGCAACTGGCGCAAGGCCCTGGAAGACACGGCGTTCCGCTGGGAGGTCGACTCTCTCTCGGCGATCGCTATGGAAATCAACGAGGCGATGAGCAAAGGGGTAAGCATTGCCCAGATGATCGCGGCCCAGGTGGAGGAGCAGGTGCGTCAGCAGGAGGATGAGGCTTCTGATCATATGAATCGGTTAAATGTCCGGCTGCTTCCTTTTGTCATTGTCTTGATGGGAGTGCCGTTGTTGTTTCTTGTAATGGGCCCTATTTTTATTGGGATTGATGAGAGGCTTTGA
- a CDS encoding Flp family type IVb pilin, protein MTWVSQYLNRFVKEEDGVTIVEMVIIVAVVLILLIPTLQGLAGTEQDRLEELENMITK, encoded by the coding sequence ATGACATGGGTATCTCAGTACTTGAACCGTTTTGTCAAGGAAGAGGATGGCGTGACGATTGTGGAGATGGTGATTATTGTGGCCGTCGTATTGATCTTGCTGATTCCGACGCTGCAGGGACTGGCAGGCACGGAGCAGGACAGGCTGGAAGAGCTTGAGAACATGATTACGAAATGA
- a CDS encoding A24 family peptidase, giving the protein MTHVVLLLVLGTAAYFDWQYRRIPNTLTFPVMAAGLMYQWHTGMGWAALTGLVCAFMLTIVPVVLRGMGMGDQKLLMAVGAWTSWTEVYPLFLHSLWVCLIVMMCRPRIWRRLGHNLYNMFMGWRAHRQFWMPQPAEAALSFPYAVPLLGAYLVQALWR; this is encoded by the coding sequence ATGACGCACGTCGTTCTACTTCTGGTATTGGGAACGGCTGCCTACTTTGATTGGCAGTATCGGAGGATTCCCAATACCCTCACGTTTCCGGTCATGGCGGCAGGGCTGATGTACCAGTGGCATACAGGCATGGGGTGGGCCGCCTTGACTGGACTTGTGTGTGCATTTATGTTGACGATTGTTCCTGTTGTTCTAAGAGGAATGGGGATGGGTGACCAGAAGCTGCTGATGGCGGTTGGAGCTTGGACCAGCTGGACAGAGGTGTACCCTTTATTTCTTCACTCCCTGTGGGTCTGTCTGATTGTCATGATGTGTAGGCCGCGTATCTGGCGGCGTCTTGGTCATAATTTGTACAACATGTTCATGGGATGGAGAGCGCATCGGCAATTTTGGATGCCGCAACCTGCAGAGGCAGCTTTGTCCTTTCCCTATGCCGTACCACTTTTGGGGGCATACCTGGTACAAGCCTTGTGGAGGTAA